The Mucilaginibacter terrae region TTACACCATGCAATCCGAAAGTGCGGTCGTAATCAAAACCTCCCCAAAACTCATACTTACGAATATTGCCCGAAAAATTATTGCCCGAATAGTTTACAATGGAGGCCGTGCCATAACGGTTGTAGCCGCCGGTGCCATTGGGTTCGTAGGTTTCGTAATCTTGCGTAAAGCCCGAACGATACAAGCCAAACACATCATAGGTATATAATAAGTTAAGCGATAAACCCTTAGCTATACCGTCCATTTTTTGGCGGGCGCTGATGTTAGCCATCATATTACGTGTTAAATCGGTACTTACACCCGCGGCCGACATCATGGCTAATGGGTTGCTTTTTTGGAACAACGAAGTACCGCCATAGCTACCATCAGGATTTAACAGCGGGAAGGCATTAGGTGGCGTGCTGTAAACCGTGCTAAGGAAAGTGCCGGTACCCACATTTGGAAAGCGCAGATTATAAATACGCCCCCCCACGTCTAAACTCACATCCAGGTTTTTATTTACGTGCAAATCAATATTGCTGCGCAGGTTATAACGCTGAAAATTGGTATTGGCATCGTATTTAGGATTATCGCCACCTTTGTATATACCGCCTTGGTTATAGTAGCTTAACAGGGTAAAAAACTTAACAAATGAGTTACCGCCGCTCACCGTTGTTACATAGCGTTGGGTTGGGGCAACCTTGCGTATAAAGCCATCAACAAAGTTATTGTTAGGATATTTGTACGGATCTGAGCCATCCTGATAAGCCTGTAATGCTGCTGCGTTGTAAACCGGCGTACCACCACTGTTTACCTGTGCCTCGTTGTAAAGTGTGGCATAGGTGTACGAATCGAGCGGACGGGTTATTTGCAAAGGTTGCGAAACACCGGCCTGTGCATCAAACGTTACCCTGGTATTGGTGGCGCTGCCGCGTTTGGTGCGCACATAAATTACCCCGTTGGCTGCGTACATGCCATACCAGGCTAATGTAGCCGCATCTTTTAATACGCTGATGCTTTCAATTTCGCCCAAGTCCATTGATTTAAACTCGCGCTCTACCCCATCAACCAGTACCAATGGCTCCTGGTTATTATTGTATGATGAACGACCGCGGATTACAAAACTCGACACATCATAACCTGGTTGCTGCGAACCATTGGGCGTAATGAGTAGGCCCGGTAACCTGCCGGTAAGTACATTGTTTAATGAAGATGATGGTATTTGCGGTAAATCATCGCCCTTAATGGTACTCACCGTAGCCGATACCTGGCGCTTTTTACGAATACCAAACGGAATGTAGACATTATCATCATCACCGGCATCAATGAGTGATTTAATTAGGATTACACTTCCTTTATTTGCCTCGGGGGCAGGTTTGGTAAGGGTTAAATAACCGTTCATTTGAAATACCAATACATCGCTGGTAGTACATTCAAGCGTAAAGCTGCCATCGGCACCGGTATTTACGCCGGAATTTACTTTCGATTCCTGCACAAAAACGTTTACGCCCGGAATAGGGTTATTACTTTGATCAACCACCTTGCCCTTTACCGTTATGTTTTGGTCGGGCTTGTCCTGGCTATATGCGTTTTGTATGCCCAGCCATAAAAACAGCAGGCATACTATATAATTAAGTTTTTGAAATTTCATAACTGAATAAGATTCTTTTAGGCATTAATGAAAATGAACATCTCTCCCTGTTATTCCCATCCGGGATTTTGCACCAGCACTCCTTTACTCTTGTATATTTCCTGTTTTGGAATTGGGTAGCGGTGCATGTATTCGAGATATACTTTTTGGAAATTGGTACCTAAAAGCACCGGTGTATAAGTGAATGTGCCATTGGTGTTTTTCACCACGTTCATGCCGTACATGGGTTTGGCTATTACATCGGGGCCGTTTTTCCAGCGCATAATATCGTACCAGCGGTGATCTTCAAACGCCAGTTCAATAGCGCGTTCGCGCCTGATGGCCTCGCGCATTTTAGCCTGGTCTAAACCGGCAGGTAAGCCCGGCATGCCTACGCGGGCACGTATCTGGTTTACTGCATTGTAAACATCGGTAACCGGACCATCCGATTCATTCAGTGCTTCGGCATAGTTGAGCAAAATTTCACCGTAACGGAAGAAGATGTAGTTTAACAGCGTTGTACCCGATGTACCGCCTAAGCGTACATAAACCTCGGGCCAGTATTTTTTACAGTAGTAGCGGGTTGCGGTGTAAGTGATGTTACTGGCATTGTAATCTTTACCGTAAGATACTGAACCATTTGCAGCAGTTTGCGACCAGGTCTCGATCTGTTTACCCTGCCACGGAGCACCGTTGTACAAAATATTGGAATAAAAGCGCGGATCGCGGTTAACGTAAGGCGCTTGCGGATTATAGCCTGATGTAGCATCGGTAATAGCGGCAGCACTGGTAATATTACCTTGCGCATCTTTTTTAACCGCCTCGTACATATCCACATGGTTTTGTGTAGGGTTCATTTGCCCCTGCGCGCCACCCGAACCGGGCGACATGGCGTAATCGGCAAAAATACCGTCAATAGCACGCGGCCCCCTGATCTTGATCATGATATACTCTGAAGGCGTACCCGGGGTTGGGTTAAAATTCAGGATGTTATCATACGATTGGTTGAGCACATAATAGTTAAGGTCAATAACTGCTTTGGCAGCATTGGCAGCAGCTTTCCATTTTTGTATGTTGTTTGATGGATTGTTTAACGTGCTTGCTGCATAAAGCAACACCCGTGATTTAAGTGCCAAAGCTGCACCTTTAGTTGCACGGCCATAGTTTGATGCACTGTAATCGGCCTCGTTACCTAATAATGGAACGGCTTTATCAATATCAGAATTAATAAAAGCTACACATTCATCATAAGTTTTACGAGGTAGGTTTACATCATCGTTTACCCCATACTCTTTGTCAATAATAGGTACGCCGCCAAACCTTTTAATCAATTCAAAATAAAAGAAAGCCCTGAGGAAACGCATTTCACCTTCAACCCTTGCCGCCGGGAAAATTGCAGCACTTGGCACGGTTGACATCCTATCGAGCATTTTATTGGTGATGGCAATGCCCTCGTACATACGTTTCCAAACATCGCGCATATCATTAAGCGATGCCGTGTTCGAATGATCATGATATAACCCACGGTTTAAGGTAGTAACCGAACTTTCAGAGTTTCCCGACACGGCTTCATCAGAGGCTTGTGAGGTTGACCCGCGGTGATCATTAAAGCGGGCATAATCGTTAATTAAGCTGTTATATGCATTATCCGCAAAGCGCGCCGCTTGCACCGGGTCGGCAAACACTTTATCATCATCGAGCGGTACGCCGGGAGTTCTGTCGAGGAAGCTTTTGATACAAGCAGTATTCACCAGCGACAGCAGCAGCACTATTGTATATATTTTATATCCTTTCATGGTGGGTTAGAATTGAATGTTTACGCCAAAATTGTAAATGCGCGAAGATGGGTAAAGCGATTGCAGCGGGAACGCCTGGTTAACCACGTTGAGGTTTTCAGGGTCTACGTACATTTTAAATGGTGTCCAGGTTTTAAGGTTTTGCCCGTTAAGGAATACCCTTACGCCACCCAGGTTGAGTTTGGTAAACCATTTTTTAGGCAGGTTCCAGGCCAACTCCACGTTCCTGATCTTGAGGTAAGCTGCATTTTGCAGAATATAATCGTTTAAGGCATAATTTAAGCCGGTGTAGCCCCTTGCGTGCAATGCAGGCCAGGTGGCAGTAGCTGCATTTTGCGGCGTCCAGGCGTTCATCATAAACGGATACATTTGCTGCCCGTTATTTTGCTCGGTAAGGATAAGGTTTGAGCTAACATGCGCCACACCTTGGAACATAACCGATAGTGTAACACCCTTGTAAGCAAAGCGCGGGGTAAAGCTGTATATATACTCCGGGTTTGGCGAGTAACCAATACCGGTACGGTCGTCAGAAGTAATTACACCGTCGCCGTTCAAATCCTTGAACTTTAAATCGCCCGGGATAACGGTACCACCCTGTGGTTTAACTGAGGTTGCAATATCTGCAGCCGAAGTATAAAAAGCCGTCGTTTATATAACCAATGAACTGTCCTACCGGCTTGCCTTCAATTTTTAATCCTTCCGGTATACCCAGTGGCTCATCGGCATTACGCACTACGTTGCGGGCAAAGCTTAGCTGGCCGTTAAGGCCTAATAAAAAGTCGCCAATTTTGCCTTGATAGTCTAATTCAATCTCGTAACCTTTGTTGTAAACCTCACCAATATTTAGGGAAGGATATGCGTGACCAAAGGTTAATAGTCCGCTGCGGCGTGGCGTTAATATATCTCTGCGGGTTTCATCAAACACATCTACGTTTAACTTAATTGCATCGTTTAAAAAGCGTGCTTCTAAGCCAATGTTACGCTTGGTACCGGTTTCCCAGGTTATTTGCGGGTTGCCAAGGTTGGTATCGTTGATAAATATGGTTGGATAGTTAGTTGGCGAGTTAGGCGAACCAAACTGAATGCTGGCATTGCTGGTGTAACTGGTTAAGAACAAGAAACGCTGGGCATTTAGCCTGTCGTTACCAACCATACCCCAGCTACCTCTAAACTTTAAGTAATTTAAGATGTCGTTCTTTTTAAAGAATTTCTCGTTGCTTGCTGTCCAGCCTGCCGAAAACGCCGGGAAAAAACCGTATTGTTTACCGGCATCCGAAAAGAAGTTATCAGATCCGTTATAACCAATGTTCACCTCGGCGTAGTAGCGCTCATCATAGTTGTATGTTGCCCTTGCAGCAATACCTTGTGCAGCCTTTGGCGGAGCGGTGAAAATGGTGTTATTAGGATCAGATGGTCCCTGGATTAACTGGCGGGTACCTAATAATAAGCCCGATACGGTATGCTTATCGAACGCACGGTTGTAATAAAAACCCGATTGCAGGTTCATGGTGGTGCTGCCGGTAGTCGTAAGGTTAATATTACCTAAAGGCTCATCGCGGTTACGGGTATCTGTTGAAAGTGTTATCTGCCCGGTTTTACGGTCTTGCACATAAGCAGCCCAGTTGGCATTACGGCGGGCTACGTTTTGGTAATACGAATCATAACCAAAGTTGGTACGGAAGGTTAAGCCCTTGGTAATAAAGCCCAGTTTGTGCTCGAGCGTAATGGTGCTTTCGATAGTGTTGTTATCATCGTTGCGGGTACCAAAACGGGTTAGCACAGCATATGGGTTCCAAATGTTGGTACCTACTGATGGATTTTGGGCAATGCGACCATCGGCCAGGGTTACAGGATAGGCATAAGCCGGAACCTGTAATATACGCGAGATCATGCCCTCGATGGTGTCATATGAAAACGCCGAAGATGATAATAAGCCGGCTGGCTGGTAACGGTTAGAAAAACGGCCGCCTAATTTTAGCCCAACAGTTAAGTTATTGCTCAGCGTAAAATCGAGGTTTGACCGGAAGTTATAGCGTTTAAAGTTGGGAACGGTATTGATACCGTATGGAGAGTCGAACTTTTTGAAAATACCATCCTGAAAGGCATAACCTGCCGAAACAAAGTATCGGGCAAATTTAGTACCGCCGTTTATGTTAATGTTATGCTGTGTTTGTGTGTAATATTTTCGTGTTAAATAATCAAACCACTGTACATCAGGGTAGGCATAAGGGTCTGAACCATCCTTAAACTTTTGCAATTCATCATCGGTAAATGGAGCCGTTTGACTATCATTACGATAAGCCTGGTTCAATAAAGAAGCATTATCATAAGCATTTAAGCCCACTGCCAAACCGGTATAAGTTTGTAAGGCAACGTTACCTGTATAAGTAACTTTAGGCCTGCCAATTTTACCCACCTTGGTGGTAATTACAATTACACCATTAGCGCCACGTATACCGTAAATAGCTGTGGCGGCCGCATCTTTTAGCACGGTAACCGTTTCAATTTCGCTGGCATCAATATCATTAAAGCCGGGGCGCTCAATACCATCAACCACTACAATGGCCGATGCATCATTAAACGTAGCTGCACCACGTATTTTAAGGGCTGCACCGTCGGCACCGGGCTGGCCGCTGGTTTGTACGGCTAATAAACCAGGTAATTTACCAATCAAACTATTGGTGGGGTTAACCGTAGGCGATTTCATGATCTCCTCGGCGTTGATCTGAGAAACAGCACCGGTAAGCGTCGATTTTTTTTGCTGGCCGTAACCCACAACCACAACTTCATTGAGGCCTTGCGAGCTGTCTTCTAAAATAACATCAAGTATATTGTCTTTGGCGGTTACATCTTTAGTTACAAAACCTATGTAGGTGAATGTTAGCTCGGTACCTGCCGCAGGTACCCGTAGCGAGTATTTACCATTTACATCGGTAATGGTGCCGCCTTTGCCACCCTTAACTTTAACGCTCACCCCCACCAGCGGAACGCCCTTGGTATCGCGAACGGTACCGGTTACGTTGGTTTGAGCATAAACAGCTCCGGTGAGGCAAAATAAAAAGACAAGAAACAGCCCAAGCCGCACTTTTAGCCTTTGGAGATCGAAGTGTGACCGGACGGGTAAACTTCCTTTCAAATGGAAAAATCTATCCATATAAATTAATTAAGGTTTGGTAAGTGTTTATTAATTGGTCAAATAAAAATTGCACAAAACGCTGTATATCACCCATATTTTGGGCAATAAAATTCAAGTCCGGATTTGAGCAAATTTTCAAATTCCGGTTGTAAGCCATACTTACTTCAATGGCCCCTGATGGGCAGCATTGCACATGAAATGAATTTTGAGAATTACGGACTAACTTGTCGTGTGGTAGAAATGAAGTAAAGTTTTATTCATAATTAATTTGGTTGTATTGGTTGTTAAATAGTAGTTATGTTAAAAGAATTGTAAGACATCAGGTTTGTCCTAAAACATTGGTGTACTGTTGGTTCATACTTGGGGTTTAATTTGTAAAAAGCCATTCTTTAAAAAATTCAGGAAGCACATAATCGAATGCAATCCTGCTATCATTTAAATAAAGGCTTTACTGTTATACTAATTGGTTTTGGCTTGATAAACCTTGAATTGGTTATCAAACAGGTCAAAAGTATTAAATATTCATTCAAAAAAACAAACCAAAAACATCATAAATAATTGATATTTAATTCATTACAAATTAAACGATACGCTTAATGCGCATAACTGTACAATTGTTATGTGCTGAATTTTAAGCCTGTAATGTGTTTTACATATTATAAATGTATTGCCATAATACGTTTACATCGCACAAAATTATTTTGCATTTAATATGCAACAAAGGCCTTTAAAGGTGTATTCAGATGAATTTTTTGAGTCGAGATGCCTCCTTTTATCATAATTATCTCATCGCTTACTCTGCTTTGTTAACAAACCATTTGCTTAATCATTAAGTTAACATCAACTTAATATTAGTTGCTTTTATTTGTACAAAACCCTGCTAATCGTATCAAATATGTTTCCTAATTGGTTAAGGCTTATTGGGCTTTTGCCAATATTATTGCTGATAACGGCTGCAACTTCAGCCCAAAGCAATCTTCCATATAATAAATTATTGGATCAGGTAGATGAAATAACCTTTCGTCACCCAGATTCGGCCCTTGTTATTCTAAAAAAAATTCATGCAGAATCATTAAATAATAACGATGTAACCACCGCAGGTATAAGCCTGCAACGGATGGGACAAATTTGTTATAACCAGGGGCACTATGCGCAAGCTTTAGATTTTTACCTGCATGCCGATAAGCTTTTTGGCCAGCAAAAAAACAAAGATCTGCTTGCTGGTAATCTGGCCAAAATGGGAATACTTTATTACTATAATAAACAGTTAGATAAATCGCGCTCATTGTATAAACGAGCATTAAGTATATACCGCTCAAGCAATAACTTAAAAGGCCAGGCTGAGGTGTATGGCAACATGGGGCACCTGTTTGAAAAACGTAAGCTGTACGATAGTGCTTTTTACTACCAGCATTTAGCTCTTGCCCGTTACAACCAAGTTAGTTTAAAACAGGGTGCAGCCAAAATTTATGAAAACCTGGGCAGCATTTATGAAGATTTGGCTAAATATGATTCAGCTTATACATGCTTTACCAAATCAAAACAACTATACGACCAGGATGACAATACCATTGCCAGCATAGAGGTTATTAATAATATTGGGGATGTATTGCGCAAAACCGGCCGCTATGCCGAAAGTATTATCCAATCGCGCAAGGCTTATAACCTATCATTACAAACCAATAATTTGTACCAGTTGGCAGCATCAAGCCGTGATTTGGGTAAGAGTTACCAGTTGCTCAGGCAAATGGACAGTGCCTATCATTATATAGAGCTTAGCCGCCGCTACTCGCTGGATGTTTACTCTAAAGAGGCGCTAAATCAAACCGCCTTTTTACAGGTTTTGTATGATATTGATAAAAAGAGCGATGAAATTGCCCGCCTTAATGCCATTCGCAAAACCAACCGCATTATTGCAGCTGCAGTTATTACAGTTTCGGCACTGCTCATAATTATAGCCATCGTTATTTTCAGCAGGCAACGCCTGAAATTACGCGATCAAAAGATTTTGGCCGATCAAAACCGCTCTATTTACGAAGCACAAAAGGAATTGATGCAACTGGAGCTTAAAAATAAAAACCTGGAAGAAGATAGCCTGAAGCAGCAATTAGAACTCAAAAGCCGCGAGCTATCAACACATACCCTTAACCTTATTAAAAACAACCAATTGCTTGAGGGTATGCGCAACACCTTACAGGAAATGGTGAAAGATGATAAGCGCGACCAAAAGAAACAAATGCAGCAAATTATCCAGCAAATAAATCAAAGCTTTAGCCACGAGCAACACTGGAAAGAATTTACTACCGCATTTGAACAGGTACACCAAAGCTTTTTTGATAACCTTAAACAACATAGCAACGATCTTACCTCAACAGATATTAAACTGATAGCCCTACTTAAAGTAAATATGGAATCGAAAGATATTGCCGGGCTGCTGGGCATATCAATGGATAGTTTAAGGGTTGCGCGGTACCGCTTGCGCAAAAAACTCAACCTCGAACAAGGCGATAATCTATCATCATTTATACAAGGATTGTAGCCTCACTTTTCAAATCCTTGAACGCTTAACAATAGCTTAACGTAACGGTTAAGTAATGATAATGGAGATTAATTTACATTTCAAATTTCTAAAAATCAATGCTTTATAAAAACATGTTGCTATTTAATTTACGGTATATGTAACGGTGTTTCCTTTTTGTAACCCTCAAAATTTCATTTAAAGCTGCAGGCTGATACACCTTTGCGACATCAAAAAATCGACTAAAATTTTTGTATCAAAATTCACCCTAACAAATGAACAAACTTTTACAAACCCTTTTATATCTCGTATGCTTTGTGGCGGCGGCCAATGCCACCGAGATCAAAGGTCACGTGTATGATCAAAAAACAGGCGAGCCTTTAACCGGCGCAACTGTAAGCCTCGAAAGAAGCGGTAAAGGAACTTCAACCGGCTTAGACGGTTCATTTTCTTTTAAAGATGTAAAGCCAGGTACCTATACCCTGCGCATTAGCTACATAGCTTACAAAAGCGCAACCATGGAAATTGTTGCCACTAAAGATAAAGACGATTATCATCACCTAAAATTCTACCTTGAGCCGGCAGGCAAAGATCTTAACGAAGTAACTGTGGTTACCAAAAGAGATGGTTCGGCTGAGCGTGAAGCCCGCAGGTTAGAGCAGGAGTCGGTCCAGATTATGAATGTGGTATCGGGCAAAGCCATTGAGGTATCGCCTGATATTACGGTGGCTAACGTTATTCAGCGTGTATCGGGCGTATCGGTTGAGCGCAACAGCAATGGTGATGCCCAATATGCCATTATACGCGGCATGGATAAGCGTTACAGCTATACGCTGGTAAACGGCATAAAAATACCAAGCCCCGAGAATCAGTACCGTTATGTACCTCTTGATATTTTCCCGGCTGATTTGTTAGACCGTTTAGAAGTTTCTAAATCCCTTACCCCTAACATGGAAGGTGATGCCGTTGGTGGTGTAACCAATATGGTGATGAAAGAAGCACCAAGCCGCTTAACTATTAACGGAAACATTGCCACAGGGTACAACCAGTTGTATTTTGATCGTAAGTTTATGAGTTTCGACCACTCTAATACTAATTACAAATCGCCTTACGAGGTTAATGGCCGTGCTTACCAGGCAACAGCTAACGATTTTAATAAAGGCGTGTTTAACTACAGCCAAAAAGTTCCTCCTCCAAACATCGTTGGTAGCTTGTCAATCGGCCAGCGTTTTTTAAACAACAAACTGGGTGTTATTTTGGCCGGAAGTTACCAAAACACTTACCGTGGCAGTAATAACACACTTTATAACCAAAATACATCTGTTATTTCTGAAACCAATCTTTTTGGCAATATCACCAGCCGCGCCGACAGGCAGTTCTCTGAACAGCAAAAGCGTTACGGTTTACATAGCAAGGTTGATTATGCCTTTAACAACAACAATAAATTAAGCCTTTACAATGTTTACGTAAGGCTTGATAACGCGCAGATACGGGATGGTGTTACCACAAACTTTAACAGTTCGGTTTACAATGCTCAAGCCGGTAATGCCGAGTTAACTTACTCAACACGCAGCCGCTTAACCGAGCAACAAATTTACAGCAGCACCCTGCATGGCGATCACAGCTTGTTTAAAAACAAGTTCAAGATACAATGGTCGGGCGTGTATTCATCGGCTAAAAATGATCAGCCCGATATTGCCACCATTAGTTTAAACGGTTTACGCCAAAACTTTAACGAGTACAGAACGGTACTGGTAACCTCGGCACCTGTAACACGCCGCTGGCAACGCAACACCGACGAAGATAAAGCCGGTTACCTCGACCTTACTTACACTGCAAAAATTGCAGGTGCAACTGTTGATTTTAGCACCGGTGGTTTATACCGCGATAAAGACCGCAGCAACTTTTACAACAACTATACTTTAGCACCTGCTAATGCCGGCACAACCTATTCCGATTATAATAATAGCTATGCTAACGTAGCCTTATCGCTAGCCACACCTACCGGTGGTGTAAAAAACTCACAAACCTACGAAGCATCTGAAAAAGTGGGTGCAGGCTATGGCATGTTTAAATTAACCTCCAATAAATTACAGGTAATTGGTGGCGCCCGTGTTGAACATACCAACCAAGGCTACCGCATGTTGTTTCCGCAAGGAGAACTACGCCCAAACGGCAACCAGGTTTATACCGATGTGCTACCAAGCTTAGTGGTAAAATATAAACTCGGTGTTAAACAACAGCTACATGGTTCGTACTACAAGGCATTAAATCGCCCGGGCTTTTATGAAATCGTACCCGGAGGCGCCCCTAACGAAGACTACGTTGAACGCGGCAACCCCGACCTGAAACGTGCACTGGCCGATAACTATGACCTGCGTTATGAGTTATTCCCCGGAGCATCAGAGCAATTACTGGTTGGTGTATTTTACAAAAAAATCAAAGACCCGATTGAGTATACCTTCCAGCCCGATGCCACCCGTGGTCAGGATATTTACTATACCCCTGGCAACTTTGGAACAGCCCGCAACTACGGTGCAGAGGTTGATTACATTAAATTTTTCAACAAAATTGGCATTAAAGCCAACTACACCTACACCCACTCGCGCATTACTACGCCAAAAACCATGCGCCATTTAGACCCTGCTACGGCACAAGTACTGCCTTACCTGGTAAACCAAACCCGTCCGCTCTATGGCCAGTCAGAGCATGTGGCTAATGTATCGTTATTGTATAAAGACACTAAAAAAGGATGGGATGCACAACTGGCAGCTTCTTACACAGGTGAGCGTATCAATACCGTATCACAGTTTTTAAATAATGACCTTTGGCAAAAACCATTTGTACAAATGGATGCATCGGCCGAGAAAAAGCTAAAACACGGCATTACTGTATTTATTAAAGCAGGCAACCTGTTAAACACACCTTCCAAACTATTTATAAAAGGAACAAGTGCTGAAAATGCTAAGCTCGACGACAAAGTTGCATCAAACGGCCAAACTTTAATACGCAGCGATTATTACAAGCAAAGCTATTTATTAGGCATACGTTACAAACTGTAAACATCTTAAAAAATTAATATGAAGACTTTAAAACCATTTTTAGCCGCTTTAGGCCTTCTGGCTATAATTTTCACGGGAT contains the following coding sequences:
- a CDS encoding TonB-dependent receptor; the encoded protein is MNKLLQTLLYLVCFVAAANATEIKGHVYDQKTGEPLTGATVSLERSGKGTSTGLDGSFSFKDVKPGTYTLRISYIAYKSATMEIVATKDKDDYHHLKFYLEPAGKDLNEVTVVTKRDGSAEREARRLEQESVQIMNVVSGKAIEVSPDITVANVIQRVSGVSVERNSNGDAQYAIIRGMDKRYSYTLVNGIKIPSPENQYRYVPLDIFPADLLDRLEVSKSLTPNMEGDAVGGVTNMVMKEAPSRLTINGNIATGYNQLYFDRKFMSFDHSNTNYKSPYEVNGRAYQATANDFNKGVFNYSQKVPPPNIVGSLSIGQRFLNNKLGVILAGSYQNTYRGSNNTLYNQNTSVISETNLFGNITSRADRQFSEQQKRYGLHSKVDYAFNNNNKLSLYNVYVRLDNAQIRDGVTTNFNSSVYNAQAGNAELTYSTRSRLTEQQIYSSTLHGDHSLFKNKFKIQWSGVYSSAKNDQPDIATISLNGLRQNFNEYRTVLVTSAPVTRRWQRNTDEDKAGYLDLTYTAKIAGATVDFSTGGLYRDKDRSNFYNNYTLAPANAGTTYSDYNNSYANVALSLATPTGGVKNSQTYEASEKVGAGYGMFKLTSNKLQVIGGARVEHTNQGYRMLFPQGELRPNGNQVYTDVLPSLVVKYKLGVKQQLHGSYYKALNRPGFYEIVPGGAPNEDYVERGNPDLKRALADNYDLRYELFPGASEQLLVGVFYKKIKDPIEYTFQPDATRGQDIYYTPGNFGTARNYGAEVDYIKFFNKIGIKANYTYTHSRITTPKTMRHLDPATAQVLPYLVNQTRPLYGQSEHVANVSLLYKDTKKGWDAQLAASYTGERINTVSQFLNNDLWQKPFVQMDASAEKKLKHGITVFIKAGNLLNTPSKLFIKGTSAENAKLDDKVASNGQTLIRSDYYKQSYLLGIRYKL